The proteins below are encoded in one region of Juglans microcarpa x Juglans regia isolate MS1-56 chromosome 4D, Jm3101_v1.0, whole genome shotgun sequence:
- the LOC121260974 gene encoding transcription factor IBH1-like 1, with translation MRSPSSLKQEFLKRWMRGLQRCTSSSKKDMNILERKKVIKLSADLAMASARNGKTSWSRALIANASRDNDNRILAERILGPESDILIKRVSTSVGTVSCNRKIRSKKILKRSCNSVRRVRKGTHLPHQKVLAKSIAKRLVQKRTQILKRLVPGGEFMDELSLIEETLDYITYLQAQVDVMRCIASATELKNRNND, from the coding sequence ATGCGCAGTCCTAGCTCACTCAAGCAAGAATTCCTTAAAAGATGGATGAGGGGTCTTCAAAGATGCACtagttcttcaaagaaagacaTGAACATCTTGGAGAGAAAGAAGGTTATAAAGTTGTCCGCCGACCTAGCCATGGCTTCTGCTAGAAATGGGAAAACTTCGTGGAGCCGTGCCCTCATTGCTAATGCTTCAAGAGACAATGATAACAGAATCCTGGCCGAGAGAATCTTGGGCCCGGagtctgatattttgataaaaagagTTTCAACTTCTGTGGGTACCGTGAGTTGCAACAGGAAGATTAGAAGCAAGAAGATCTTGAAAAGGAGCTGTAATAGTGTCCGTAGAGTCAGAAAAGGTACTCATCTTCCTCATCAAAAGGTTCTTGCGAAATCTATTGCAAAGAGACTGGTTCAGAAGAGAACACAAATTCTCAAGAGACTTGTGCCGGGTGGAGAATTTATGGATGAGCTATCTTTGATTGAAGAAACCCTTGATTATATCACATATCTGCAGGCTCAAGTTGATGTAATGCGATGTATTGCTAGTGCCACCGAGCTTAAAAATCGTAATAACGATTAA